One stretch of Euphorbia lathyris chromosome 7, ddEupLath1.1, whole genome shotgun sequence DNA includes these proteins:
- the LOC136235728 gene encoding DUF21 domain-containing protein At1g47330 isoform X1, which produces MADDVRCCETEFFLYVLVIVGLVTFAGLMAGLTLGLMSLALVDLEVLKKAGRPQDRIYAGKILPVVKNQHLLLCTLLMGNSLAMEALPIFLDKIAPPWAAILISVTLILMFGEILPQALCTRYGLKVGATMAPFVRLLVFLFFPISYPISKVLDWMLGKGHAVLLRRAELKTFVNFHGNEAGKGGDLTHDETTIIAGALELTEKTAKDAMSPISKAFSLDLDANLNLDTLNAIMTKGHSRVPVYAGNPKNIIGLVLAKNLLGVDPEDAVPLRKMIIRKIPRVSEDMPLYDILNEFQKGHSHLAVVYRHLNAKTEMPKKSKDSQQFEFKDSCRKQGMYTAFMKDDNATQNMKAGEKLHESQTASGNNDEGQRRKNSPSPTPPFKKRHRGCAYCIMDIENSPIPQFPAYEEVVGVITMEDVIEELLQEEILDETDEYVNIHNRIRINMHASQEKASNSIPEPLANGNSAAGTATPASMLSTGSASTLSVSSRPLLAGSPTNRNSKEVLKDQ; this is translated from the exons ATGGCGGATGATGTTAGGTGCTGTGAGACTGAATTCTTCTTGTATGTTTTAGTAATAGTTGGATTAGTTACATTTGCTGGATTGATGGCTGGTTTAACTCTCGGACTCATGTCTTTAGCCCTAGTCGACCTTGAGGTTCTTAAAAAGGCTGGCCGTCCTCAGGATCGTATTTATGCCG GTAAGATATTGCCAGTTGTGAAGAATCAACATCTTCTGCTATGTACTCTTTTGATGGGCAACTCTTTGGCTATGGAG GCTCTTCCCATATTCTTGGACAAGATTGCGCCTCCTTGGGCGGCAATTCTGATATCAGTGACTCTAATACTAATGTTTGGAGAG ATACTGCCACAAGCATTATGTACTCGTTATGGATTGAAGGTTGGAGCCACGATGGCACCCTTTGTCCGTCTTCTTGTTTTTCTGTTCTTCCCAATATCTTATCCAATTAGTAAG GTTTTGGATTGGATGTTGGGCAAGGGACATGCTGTACTTTTGCGGAGAGCAGAGCTCAAAACTTTTGTTAATTTCCATGGCAATGAG GCAGGGAAAGGCGGGGATTTGACACATGATGAGACTACTATAATCGCTGGGGCACTTGAATTGACTGAAAAGACAGCAAAAGATGCCATGAGTCCCATTTCGAAGGCATTTTCCCTTGATCTGGATGCAAATCTTAATTT GGACACACTGAACGCTATAATGACAAAGGGGCATAGTAGAGTTCCAGTTTATGCAGGAAATCCGAAAAATATAATTGGACTTGTCCTG GCTAAAAATCTATTGGGAGTTGATCCAGAGGATGCTGTTCCTCTACGAAAAATGATAATAAGGAAAATACCTCG AGTTTCTGAAGATATGCCCCTGTATGACATTCTGAATGAATTTCAGAAGGGTCACAGCCACCTTGCTGTTGTATATAGACATTTGAATGCAAAAACAGAAATGCCCAAGAAAAGTAAAGATAGTCAGCAGTTCGAATTTAAGGACAGTTGTAGGAAGCAGGGCATGTATACAGCATTTATGAAAG ATGATAATGCTACCCAGAATATGAAGGCTGGTGAAAAGTTGCATGAATCTCAAACTGCTAGTGGGAATAATGATGAAGGTCAGAGGAGAAAGAATAGTCCATCGCCAACTCCTCCCTTCAAGAAGCGGCATAGAGGTTGTGCATATTGTATTATGGACATCGAGAATTCCCCCATTCCACAGTTCCCAGCCTATGAAGAGGTTGTTGGTGTGATTACCATGGAGGATGTGATTGAAGAACTTCTTCAG GAGGAAATATTGGATGAAACTGATGAGTATGTCAATATCCATAACAG GATAAGGATCAACATGCATGCTTCTCAAGAAAAGGCTTCTAATTCGATTCCAGAGCCCTTAGCCAATGGCAACTCCGCTGCAGGCACTGCAACACCAGCATCCATGCTATCCACTGGTTCGGCATCAACCCTTTCGGTCTCGAGTAGACCTTTATTGGCCGGCTCACCAACAAATCGAAATTCCAAAGAAGTGTTGAAGGATCAATAA
- the LOC136235728 gene encoding DUF21 domain-containing protein At1g47330 isoform X3 yields MMLGKILPVVKNQHLLLCTLLMGNSLAMEALPIFLDKIAPPWAAILISVTLILMFGEILPQALCTRYGLKVGATMAPFVRLLVFLFFPISYPISKVLDWMLGKGHAVLLRRAELKTFVNFHGNEAGKGGDLTHDETTIIAGALELTEKTAKDAMSPISKAFSLDLDANLNLDTLNAIMTKGHSRVPVYAGNPKNIIGLVLAKNLLGVDPEDAVPLRKMIIRKIPRVSEDMPLYDILNEFQKGHSHLAVVYRHLNAKTEMPKKSKDSQQFEFKDSCRKQGMYTAFMKDDNATQNMKAGEKLHESQTASGNNDEGQRRKNSPSPTPPFKKRHRGCAYCIMDIENSPIPQFPAYEEVVGVITMEDVIEELLQEEILDETDEYVNIHNRIRINMHASQEKASNSIPEPLANGNSAAGTATPASMLSTGSASTLSVSSRPLLAGSPTNRNSKEVLKDQ; encoded by the exons ATGATGTTAG GTAAGATATTGCCAGTTGTGAAGAATCAACATCTTCTGCTATGTACTCTTTTGATGGGCAACTCTTTGGCTATGGAG GCTCTTCCCATATTCTTGGACAAGATTGCGCCTCCTTGGGCGGCAATTCTGATATCAGTGACTCTAATACTAATGTTTGGAGAG ATACTGCCACAAGCATTATGTACTCGTTATGGATTGAAGGTTGGAGCCACGATGGCACCCTTTGTCCGTCTTCTTGTTTTTCTGTTCTTCCCAATATCTTATCCAATTAGTAAG GTTTTGGATTGGATGTTGGGCAAGGGACATGCTGTACTTTTGCGGAGAGCAGAGCTCAAAACTTTTGTTAATTTCCATGGCAATGAG GCAGGGAAAGGCGGGGATTTGACACATGATGAGACTACTATAATCGCTGGGGCACTTGAATTGACTGAAAAGACAGCAAAAGATGCCATGAGTCCCATTTCGAAGGCATTTTCCCTTGATCTGGATGCAAATCTTAATTT GGACACACTGAACGCTATAATGACAAAGGGGCATAGTAGAGTTCCAGTTTATGCAGGAAATCCGAAAAATATAATTGGACTTGTCCTG GCTAAAAATCTATTGGGAGTTGATCCAGAGGATGCTGTTCCTCTACGAAAAATGATAATAAGGAAAATACCTCG AGTTTCTGAAGATATGCCCCTGTATGACATTCTGAATGAATTTCAGAAGGGTCACAGCCACCTTGCTGTTGTATATAGACATTTGAATGCAAAAACAGAAATGCCCAAGAAAAGTAAAGATAGTCAGCAGTTCGAATTTAAGGACAGTTGTAGGAAGCAGGGCATGTATACAGCATTTATGAAAG ATGATAATGCTACCCAGAATATGAAGGCTGGTGAAAAGTTGCATGAATCTCAAACTGCTAGTGGGAATAATGATGAAGGTCAGAGGAGAAAGAATAGTCCATCGCCAACTCCTCCCTTCAAGAAGCGGCATAGAGGTTGTGCATATTGTATTATGGACATCGAGAATTCCCCCATTCCACAGTTCCCAGCCTATGAAGAGGTTGTTGGTGTGATTACCATGGAGGATGTGATTGAAGAACTTCTTCAG GAGGAAATATTGGATGAAACTGATGAGTATGTCAATATCCATAACAG GATAAGGATCAACATGCATGCTTCTCAAGAAAAGGCTTCTAATTCGATTCCAGAGCCCTTAGCCAATGGCAACTCCGCTGCAGGCACTGCAACACCAGCATCCATGCTATCCACTGGTTCGGCATCAACCCTTTCGGTCTCGAGTAGACCTTTATTGGCCGGCTCACCAACAAATCGAAATTCCAAAGAAGTGTTGAAGGATCAATAA
- the LOC136235728 gene encoding DUF21 domain-containing protein At1g47330 isoform X2, giving the protein MMLALVDLEVLKKAGRPQDRIYAGKILPVVKNQHLLLCTLLMGNSLAMEALPIFLDKIAPPWAAILISVTLILMFGEILPQALCTRYGLKVGATMAPFVRLLVFLFFPISYPISKVLDWMLGKGHAVLLRRAELKTFVNFHGNEAGKGGDLTHDETTIIAGALELTEKTAKDAMSPISKAFSLDLDANLNLDTLNAIMTKGHSRVPVYAGNPKNIIGLVLAKNLLGVDPEDAVPLRKMIIRKIPRVSEDMPLYDILNEFQKGHSHLAVVYRHLNAKTEMPKKSKDSQQFEFKDSCRKQGMYTAFMKDDNATQNMKAGEKLHESQTASGNNDEGQRRKNSPSPTPPFKKRHRGCAYCIMDIENSPIPQFPAYEEVVGVITMEDVIEELLQEEILDETDEYVNIHNRIRINMHASQEKASNSIPEPLANGNSAAGTATPASMLSTGSASTLSVSSRPLLAGSPTNRNSKEVLKDQ; this is encoded by the exons ATGATGTTAG CCCTAGTCGACCTTGAGGTTCTTAAAAAGGCTGGCCGTCCTCAGGATCGTATTTATGCCG GTAAGATATTGCCAGTTGTGAAGAATCAACATCTTCTGCTATGTACTCTTTTGATGGGCAACTCTTTGGCTATGGAG GCTCTTCCCATATTCTTGGACAAGATTGCGCCTCCTTGGGCGGCAATTCTGATATCAGTGACTCTAATACTAATGTTTGGAGAG ATACTGCCACAAGCATTATGTACTCGTTATGGATTGAAGGTTGGAGCCACGATGGCACCCTTTGTCCGTCTTCTTGTTTTTCTGTTCTTCCCAATATCTTATCCAATTAGTAAG GTTTTGGATTGGATGTTGGGCAAGGGACATGCTGTACTTTTGCGGAGAGCAGAGCTCAAAACTTTTGTTAATTTCCATGGCAATGAG GCAGGGAAAGGCGGGGATTTGACACATGATGAGACTACTATAATCGCTGGGGCACTTGAATTGACTGAAAAGACAGCAAAAGATGCCATGAGTCCCATTTCGAAGGCATTTTCCCTTGATCTGGATGCAAATCTTAATTT GGACACACTGAACGCTATAATGACAAAGGGGCATAGTAGAGTTCCAGTTTATGCAGGAAATCCGAAAAATATAATTGGACTTGTCCTG GCTAAAAATCTATTGGGAGTTGATCCAGAGGATGCTGTTCCTCTACGAAAAATGATAATAAGGAAAATACCTCG AGTTTCTGAAGATATGCCCCTGTATGACATTCTGAATGAATTTCAGAAGGGTCACAGCCACCTTGCTGTTGTATATAGACATTTGAATGCAAAAACAGAAATGCCCAAGAAAAGTAAAGATAGTCAGCAGTTCGAATTTAAGGACAGTTGTAGGAAGCAGGGCATGTATACAGCATTTATGAAAG ATGATAATGCTACCCAGAATATGAAGGCTGGTGAAAAGTTGCATGAATCTCAAACTGCTAGTGGGAATAATGATGAAGGTCAGAGGAGAAAGAATAGTCCATCGCCAACTCCTCCCTTCAAGAAGCGGCATAGAGGTTGTGCATATTGTATTATGGACATCGAGAATTCCCCCATTCCACAGTTCCCAGCCTATGAAGAGGTTGTTGGTGTGATTACCATGGAGGATGTGATTGAAGAACTTCTTCAG GAGGAAATATTGGATGAAACTGATGAGTATGTCAATATCCATAACAG GATAAGGATCAACATGCATGCTTCTCAAGAAAAGGCTTCTAATTCGATTCCAGAGCCCTTAGCCAATGGCAACTCCGCTGCAGGCACTGCAACACCAGCATCCATGCTATCCACTGGTTCGGCATCAACCCTTTCGGTCTCGAGTAGACCTTTATTGGCCGGCTCACCAACAAATCGAAATTCCAAAGAAGTGTTGAAGGATCAATAA